One window from the genome of Rhizoctonia solani chromosome 15, complete sequence encodes:
- a CDS encoding Retrotransposable element Tf2 protein, with the protein MSYTTLPNPIFANVALVTPEKELQQQIESSLDQDKSLEEILQFLQNKSKAPPSIKRAFKDYEMEAGLLFYQGWIVVPDVGTLRTDLLRIFHNSPLAGHPGRQRTLELVSRNYYWPGIRADTYWHPLEVPVRPWQHVSYNMIVDLPKDGSNNSILVIVNSFTKYGIFVKCSKKLKAPKLAELFLENVWKRHGMPEKTISNRGRVFNNKFLRALYKRLGIDPHFSSTYHPQSNGQTERVNPSIKHFLRAYSGVNQRDWTRWLPMAEFAYNNAVHSSMGKTPFKALYGWEPTLTPLNVPMDVPEADNLAQTMEAQWKEVESALWQSKQQMMAGESGSPTEFEIGEEAWLDAKNVNLKTLSPKLTEQRLGPFKVIEKISNQAYHLEPPTMRIHNVFYVGLLSKVKRDEKRAFENCPPPVTVDREEEYEVEGITDAEERNGKWFFQVKWKGYRSKENTHEKKALGAAKALRGGAVL; encoded by the exons atgtcgtacaccact ctTCCTAATCCcatatttgccaacgtagccTTAGTTACACCAGAGAAGGAGCTGCAACAACAGATTGAGTCATCCCTAGAtcaagacaagtccctggaggaaatcctccaattcctgcagaacaagtccaaagcgcctccttccatcaaacgcgcgtttaaggattatgaaatggaggctggcctactcttctaccaaggatggattgtggtccctgacgttggaacaTTAAGGACGGATCTACTACGTATATTTcacaacagccccttggcaggacatccgggAAGACAGCGCACTCTAGAGCTAgtatcaaggaactactactggcccggcaTCCGCGCTGATACgtactggcat CCTCTTGAAGTCCCTGTTAGACCCTGGCAGCACGtgtcttacaacatgatagtagatctaccaaaggacggaagcaacaactcaatcctggtaATTGTCAACAGCTTCACAAAGTACGGGATATTTgtaaaatgctccaaaaaactcaaggcacccaagTTAGCAgaactattcctggaaaacGTATGGAAGCGCCATGGCATGCCAGAAAAAACCATATCCAACAGAGGAAgagtcttcaacaacaagttcttaAGGGCCCTGTATaaacgccttggcattgacccacACTTCTCTTCCAcctatcacccccagagcaacggacaaacggaacgCGTCAAtccctccatcaaacacttcctcagggcttactcaggggtaaaccaaagggactggaccagatggctcccaatggcagagtttgcgtacaacaatgccgtacatagcagcatGGGCAAGAcccctttcaaggccttgtatggatgggagccTACCTTAACCCCTTTGAACGTACCAATGGACGtgccagaagcagacaatctggcccagacaatggaggctcagtggaaggaagtggagtCGGCACTCTGGCAATCTAAACAACAAATGATGGCCGGGGAAAGTGGAAGCCCAACGgagtttgagattggagaagaggcttggctagacgccaaaaatgtcaacctcaaaaccttgagccccaagctaacggaacaacgcctggggccattcaaggttattgagaaaatctccaaccagGCTTACCACCTAGAACCCCCAACAATGCGGATCCACAAcgtgttctatgtaggactcctatctaaggtcaaaagggatgagaagcgcgcctttgagaattgccctccaccagtcactgtggacagagaagaagaatacgaggtggaagggatcacTGATGCTGAAGAAAGGAATGGAAAGTGgtttttccaagtcaaatggaaggggtacagatccaaggaaaacac acatgaaaagaaggcccttggcgctgccaaggcccttagagggggggcagtgttgtag